The Flavobacterium johnsoniae genomic sequence AGCAGTATATAATCTACAAATCTTGTGGATTATATTCTGATTTGCCTGCAATTGCGCAACAAAAGACTGTTCTAGATTTTCACTCATATTTGTATTAGTAGTTGTGAAATGATTTTTGTTACAGTTAATTCAAATTTTTCTTGTTTTATAATAATTAATCATCAAATCAATAAATTTACTGTAACTGTCCATTCCGTCTTTTTGATTGTTAGTTTTTAAAAAATTATCCCATAGAAAATGAAAACCTTCATCAATGAAAGTGTCGTATTTTTTCCAGAAATCTTGGCTTTCCTGATAATTTTTTAAAATTCCAATATTAACTTTTTTCTTTAAATGCTTAAAAATGTTCTCATTTTTATATTGCCAAATTCCCAAACAATATCGAAGAGCAAAGCTATATCCAGAATATTGATAATATAAATTTTCGTTTTTAACCGAAGCCAAAACACCAATAAAATTGCATTCATTTTCGCTTGCAAATCCTATTTGGTGTGCCATTTCATGTGAAGTGGTCAGCGGAAAGTTATACATTGGTAATAAATCGTTAATTTGGGCTTCGTTTGTAAAAGGATTAAGATAACCGCCAAATCCCATATAAGTTAGAGGAACACTAAATAAAGATTTTTTTACGCTTAGTGTTTTGTATTTAAAATAGGGATGCTCTTTTGCTAAATTGTCATAACCGTTTAAAATCATTTCAAAAGATTCTTTTTGAGAATAAGGAAAGACAACTTTTGAACTTTTGTTTTTAGTAATTTGATACTGAATTTCGTTAGTTTTTGCAATAAGTCTTAAAGTAAAATTTAAAAGATCAGCATCGGAATATTCTCTTTTGATTTCCATTTTTTCAAAAAGAGGTTCGCGATAATAATTAAAAGCCCACAGTAGATGAAAGAAAAAGTAAAAAACAGAAATTTTACTTAATATGGTTAAAATATGGTCTTTCCAATCTGTTCTCCAAGTTTTTCGGATTTTCCAAAACCAGCCAATTATTGCTAAAATAAGAAAGGCATAAATGCAATCTCCAAGCGAAAAAGGAATTTTACCAAGACCGATTCTTAAAAAATGAGAAATT encodes the following:
- a CDS encoding DUF3810 domain-containing protein yields the protein MKSKYILPIFLLVQIIFLRILRYFPDYVEGFYSNNIFRRISHFLRIGLGKIPFSLGDCIYAFLILAIIGWFWKIRKTWRTDWKDHILTILSKISVFYFFFHLLWAFNYYREPLFEKMEIKREYSDADLLNFTLRLIAKTNEIQYQITKNKSSKVVFPYSQKESFEMILNGYDNLAKEHPYFKYKTLSVKKSLFSVPLTYMGFGGYLNPFTNEAQINDLLPMYNFPLTTSHEMAHQIGFASENECNFIGVLASVKNENLYYQYSGYSFALRYCLGIWQYKNENIFKHLKKKVNIGILKNYQESQDFWKKYDTFIDEGFHFLWDNFLKTNNQKDGMDSYSKFIDLMINYYKTRKI